One window of the Halanaerobium saccharolyticum subsp. saccharolyticum DSM 6643 genome contains the following:
- a CDS encoding YueI family protein, translating into MKNNNGESKLEKTAREGAFGSKEIKKGEKNRFLGEFEERVIAYLTEDQIKEKALYPEVKGALKNDEAYKLIIRGDIAKNHISKYIEWARKEGVRFNRKNSPEFRGDVALAVVGKDAVSQQFGRIPEREEKLQKKGVSDKIIKNAGSLLCSDCWKELMDKAPEEKINYKKAGIFDKITGTSCIGCQKK; encoded by the coding sequence ATGAAAAACAATAACGGAGAAAGTAAATTGGAGAAAACTGCTCGCGAGGGAGCTTTTGGATCTAAAGAGATAAAAAAAGGAGAAAAGAATAGATTTTTGGGTGAATTTGAAGAAAGGGTAATTGCTTATTTAACTGAAGACCAAATTAAAGAAAAGGCATTATATCCTGAAGTCAAAGGCGCTTTAAAAAATGACGAAGCATATAAATTGATTATTAGGGGAGATATTGCTAAAAATCATATTTCAAAATATATAGAATGGGCGCGAAAAGAAGGGGTTCGTTTTAATAGAAAAAACTCACCTGAATTCCGTGGAGATGTAGCTTTGGCAGTTGTTGGAAAAGATGCAGTATCACAACAATTTGGCAGGATTCCTGAGCGAGAAGAAAAGTTGCAAAAAAAGGGAGTATCTGATAAAATTATAAAGAATGCAGGCTCTTTGCTCTGCAGTGATTGTTGGAAGGAATTAATGGACAAAGCGCCGGAAGAAAAAATTAATTATAAAAAAGCTGGCATATTTGATAAAATAACAGGTACAAGCTGTATAGGCTGCCAAAAAAAATAA
- a CDS encoding UDP-N-acetylglucosamine 1-carboxyvinyltransferase: MDKYIIQGLNPLEGEIKVGGSKNAALPIIAASLLADSGVVLEDIPRLRDVTNLCSIIEEMGAKVKRDRNRIEIDPTAVSKTEADHELARKLRASYYILGVMLAKSGHARTTLPGGCNIGNRPIDLHLKGFRALGAEVNLDHGVVDVKADNLTGAEIYLDYPSVGATINIMIAASRAEGKTVIENAAREPEIVDLANFLTVMGAKIKGVGTDIIKIEGVDEMHGVEHRIIPDRIEAGTYMIASAITAGDVFVRNVLTEHVKPLIAKMHEMGITVEEDIAGVRVKASKNLKSVDVKTLPYPGFPTDMQSQMMALLTQTDETSLIIETVWENRFMHVDELKRMGADIKIDGHSALIKPGRLSGAEVRATDLRAGAALILAGLAAEGQTEVKDIYHVERGYENIEKRLRGVGASINKVSE, translated from the coding sequence GTGGACAAGTATATTATTCAAGGTTTGAATCCACTTGAAGGAGAAATTAAAGTTGGAGGATCAAAAAATGCGGCATTACCAATTATAGCTGCATCACTACTTGCTGATTCTGGAGTAGTTTTAGAAGATATTCCAAGACTTAGAGATGTAACAAATTTATGTAGTATAATTGAAGAAATGGGTGCAAAAGTTAAGCGGGATCGGAATCGTATAGAAATTGATCCCACTGCAGTTTCCAAAACAGAGGCAGATCATGAGCTAGCTAGAAAATTACGGGCTTCATATTATATTTTAGGCGTAATGCTTGCTAAATCAGGACATGCCAGAACAACATTACCTGGCGGTTGTAATATCGGTAATCGGCCTATTGACCTTCATTTGAAGGGCTTTAGAGCTTTAGGTGCAGAAGTTAATCTGGACCATGGAGTTGTGGATGTTAAGGCTGATAATTTAACCGGAGCAGAAATTTATCTGGACTATCCAAGTGTTGGGGCAACGATCAATATTATGATTGCTGCCAGCAGAGCAGAAGGAAAAACAGTGATTGAAAATGCTGCTCGTGAACCTGAAATTGTAGATTTAGCGAACTTCCTGACCGTTATGGGAGCTAAAATTAAAGGTGTAGGTACAGATATAATAAAAATTGAAGGTGTAGATGAGATGCATGGAGTTGAGCATCGTATTATACCTGATAGAATTGAAGCTGGTACATATATGATAGCATCTGCTATTACTGCTGGAGATGTTTTTGTGCGTAATGTCTTGACTGAACACGTAAAACCATTAATTGCAAAGATGCATGAGATGGGTATTACTGTTGAAGAAGATATTGCAGGAGTTAGAGTCAAAGCAAGCAAAAATTTGAAATCTGTTGATGTTAAAACTTTACCATATCCTGGTTTTCCTACAGATATGCAGTCTCAAATGATGGCTTTACTAACTCAAACTGATGAAACAAGTTTAATTATTGAAACAGTTTGGGAGAATCGATTTATGCATGTAGATGAATTGAAAAGAATGGGAGCAGATATAAAAATTGATGGACACAGTGCCCTCATCAAACCTGGGCGCCTGAGTGGTGCCGAAGTAAGAGCTACAGATTTGAGAGCAGGAGCTGCACTTATTCTGGCAGGATTGGCTGCTGAAGGGCAAACAGAAGTAAAAGATATTTATCATGTTGAGCGAGGTTATGAAAATATAGAAAAGAGGCTCCGGGGAGTTGGAGCATCAATAAATAAAGTATCTGAGTAA
- a CDS encoding 1-phosphofructokinase family hexose kinase: MITTVTLNPAIDREYFVDKNEVMKNQFIYSEEDLKVYPGGKGLISAINFKSLGYEDVQNIGFVGGKQGLFFEKMVQKHDIISNYIPVESEIRNNVKVIGKDPATYTQYNDYTFRVEKEEVEELIKRFKRSISESECILISGSVPAGVDFDIYQRLIKISKDLGKKVFLQASGEALKLALASEPDIVAPYFKHHKSILDIEMNEKEDYIKAGKKMQEMGAKRVMIPFHCDRILFDENGDVYQLSPTGYCIINWLGASDAYNTAFLDYTFQTDDFDFIEANLRGGSAALWIAENKEVYLTSREEYSCCLDRLEINKLEV, translated from the coding sequence ATGATTACAACAGTTACATTAAACCCTGCAATTGACCGCGAATATTTTGTAGATAAAAATGAGGTTATGAAAAATCAATTTATTTATAGTGAAGAAGATTTAAAGGTTTATCCTGGTGGTAAAGGTTTAATTAGTGCAATTAACTTTAAATCACTCGGTTATGAAGATGTACAAAATATTGGTTTTGTTGGTGGTAAGCAGGGGTTGTTTTTTGAAAAAATGGTTCAAAAACATGATATTATCAGTAATTATATCCCTGTAGAAAGTGAAATAAGAAATAATGTTAAGGTGATTGGTAAAGATCCTGCAACTTATACTCAATACAATGACTATACATTTAGAGTCGAAAAAGAAGAAGTAGAAGAATTAATAAAACGTTTTAAAAGATCAATCTCAGAAAGTGAATGCATTTTAATTTCAGGTTCAGTTCCAGCTGGGGTGGATTTTGATATTTATCAACGCTTAATAAAAATTTCCAAAGATCTTGGAAAAAAAGTATTTCTTCAGGCAAGTGGTGAGGCTTTAAAATTGGCTTTAGCATCAGAGCCGGATATTGTAGCTCCTTACTTTAAACATCACAAATCAATTCTAGATATTGAGATGAACGAAAAAGAAGATTATATTAAAGCTGGAAAGAAGATGCAGGAAATGGGTGCCAAAAGAGTTATGATACCTTTCCACTGTGACCGGATACTCTTTGATGAAAATGGTGATGTTTATCAATTGTCTCCAACCGGATATTGCATTATTAATTGGTTAGGCGCAAGTGATGCCTACAATACTGCCTTTTTAGATTACACTTTTCAAACAGATGACTTTGATTTTATAGAAGCAAATCTCAGGGGTGGATCAGCAGCTTTATGGATTGCAGAAAACAAAGAAGTTTATTTAACTAGTAGAGAAGAATATAGTTGTTGTTTAGATAGATTAGAAATTAATAAGCTGGAGGTGTAA
- a CDS encoding CBS domain-containing protein, with amino-acid sequence MSIVRDYMIRTMNSVTPDDSIRKAIILMYRSEHSVLPVVDNQNKMVGTIYSNNILKNIIPESFGFLDSSRLFYEVNEAVENLKYVKDEKVEKYMSRNRDAVKENSDMKKIADIMLNNKESMLFVVNDENYLRGFIERSNLLHYLLDEAENKDDEK; translated from the coding sequence TTGAGTATTGTAAGAGATTACATGATTAGAACAATGAATTCAGTTACTCCAGATGATAGTATTCGCAAGGCTATAATCTTAATGTATAGATCCGAACATTCGGTCTTACCGGTGGTTGATAATCAAAATAAAATGGTGGGTACAATTTATAGTAATAATATTCTAAAAAATATTATTCCAGAAAGTTTTGGTTTTTTAGACAGCAGCCGTCTTTTTTATGAAGTAAATGAAGCTGTAGAAAATTTAAAGTATGTTAAAGATGAAAAGGTAGAAAAATATATGTCTCGGAACCGAGATGCAGTTAAAGAAAACAGTGATATGAAAAAGATAGCTGATATTATGCTAAATAATAAAGAGTCAATGCTTTTTGTTGTTAATGATGAGAACTATTTAAGGGGCTTTATTGAAAGATCTAATCTACTGCATTACTTATTAGATGAGGCAGAGAATAAAGATGATGAAAAATAA
- a CDS encoding cation:proton antiporter codes for MNDIVSFSAHDVEKWMSLNNIANKELYLISFLLLFAFLVVLLAKRYRIPIVVGYVFLGIILSPDIISIIPAIDQEMSRMYTFILSNLDYVTNIALAFIAFTIGSELSIKTIKRLGKSIFSIAIMESAAAFLVVASAVYLIGRPLYMALLFGAIASATAPAATVMVLKEYNAEGPLTSTIMAVVGLDDAFALIIFSLINPIAYSQYQGGGTINLSEIIVVPLIEIFGAIILGLFFGYITQYLLIKFSEKTRKILTIVTAITLSSALSIYFGFSALIANMSVGFAVRNFAKKNLEISEEMDTLTVPLYAMFFIIAGTEIRFSEMGSLSFLLIAFVYLTARIIGKVGGSTLAARFSGAPESVQKYIGLGLLPQSGVAIALAYSVQKQYVQDTQVGLLIFNTLLLTAAITEVFGPLMTKYAVIQSGEGKMD; via the coding sequence ATGAATGATATAGTATCTTTTTCAGCACATGATGTTGAGAAATGGATGAGTTTAAATAATATTGCTAACAAAGAACTTTATTTAATTTCTTTTTTACTACTTTTTGCTTTTTTAGTAGTTTTATTAGCTAAAAGATATAGAATTCCAATAGTTGTTGGCTATGTATTTTTAGGTATTATATTAAGTCCTGATATAATATCAATTATTCCTGCAATAGACCAGGAAATGTCTAGAATGTATACTTTTATTTTATCCAATTTAGATTATGTAACTAATATTGCCCTTGCCTTCATTGCCTTTACAATTGGTAGTGAGCTTTCAATAAAAACTATCAAAAGGCTTGGAAAAAGTATATTTTCGATAGCAATTATGGAATCTGCTGCGGCTTTTTTAGTGGTTGCTTCAGCGGTTTATCTTATTGGACGTCCACTTTATATGGCTCTTTTATTTGGGGCAATTGCTTCTGCTACCGCTCCCGCTGCAACAGTAATGGTTTTAAAAGAATATAATGCAGAAGGTCCATTAACTTCAACAATTATGGCGGTTGTTGGCCTTGATGATGCTTTTGCTTTAATTATTTTTTCTTTAATTAACCCGATTGCTTATTCGCAGTATCAAGGTGGAGGCACAATCAACTTATCAGAAATCATTGTTGTGCCCTTAATCGAAATTTTCGGGGCAATAATTTTAGGGTTATTTTTTGGTTACATAACTCAATATCTATTAATCAAATTTAGTGAAAAAACTCGTAAAATATTAACTATTGTTACAGCAATTACTTTAAGTTCTGCTCTTTCGATTTACTTTGGCTTTTCAGCATTAATAGCAAATATGTCTGTTGGTTTTGCAGTTCGTAACTTTGCTAAAAAGAATTTGGAAATTTCAGAGGAAATGGACACACTAACAGTACCACTTTATGCAATGTTTTTTATAATAGCAGGTACAGAAATCAGATTTTCAGAGATGGGTTCCCTTAGTTTTCTGCTGATAGCATTTGTTTATTTAACTGCGCGTATCATCGGTAAGGTGGGGGGGTCAACTCTAGCAGCGAGATTTTCTGGAGCCCCGGAATCAGTACAAAAATACATTGGACTTGGACTTTTACCTCAGAGTGGGGTAGCTATTGCTTTGGCCTATTCAGTCCAAAAACAGTATGTTCAAGATACTCAGGTTGGGCTTTTGATTTTTAACACTTTGCTGCTTACTGCAGCGATAACTGAAGTTTTTGGTCCCTTAATGACAAAATACGCTGTCATTCAGTCCGGAGAAGGAAAAATGGATTAG
- a CDS encoding cation:proton antiporter yields the protein MENNVEAAIELEQLQHWFHINELQTRAIYLIAFFLVLAMLAIIFSKKYSLPIVVGYVLFGIVISPDILNLIPFLESEFHSWYEFLIIKLDYITQIALAFIVFTIGSELSLRTFKRLGKSIYIITIFEALGGAIISALAVYIIGAPIYMALLLGAIAAASAPASTIMVLKEYNAEGPLSSTLMAVVGLDNTLSLILFALISPVAMMFIGAGEALSIQLLLVPMVEISAAIIIGLLIGYLTQHYISMVDDKTKKVVAILTSVVLSSALSLVFGLSSLIANLALGFAIRNFAEKNLDISEYLDTLTIPLYAMFFIFAGAEIRFSQMGSSVFLITAFVFLVSRIIGKYGGAMLAGQFFDVSPVVKKYIGLGLFPQGGVAIALAFSVQKQFTVVSDVSLMIFNMVILTAALTEIFGPLFTKAAVIKSGEAEKR from the coding sequence ATGGAAAACAATGTAGAAGCGGCAATTGAGCTTGAACAACTACAGCATTGGTTTCATATCAATGAGCTGCAGACTAGAGCAATTTATTTAATTGCGTTTTTTCTCGTACTGGCGATGCTGGCGATAATATTTTCTAAAAAATACAGTTTACCAATTGTAGTAGGTTATGTTTTATTTGGGATAGTAATCAGTCCAGATATTTTAAATTTAATTCCATTTTTGGAAAGTGAATTTCACAGTTGGTATGAGTTTTTAATTATAAAACTAGACTATATTACTCAAATTGCACTAGCTTTTATAGTTTTTACAATTGGTAGTGAACTTTCATTAAGAACTTTTAAAAGGCTTGGTAAAAGTATATATATTATAACTATTTTTGAAGCTCTTGGAGGGGCTATAATTTCAGCTTTAGCCGTCTATATAATTGGAGCCCCAATTTATATGGCACTTCTTTTGGGTGCTATTGCTGCAGCTTCAGCTCCCGCTTCAACAATAATGGTTTTAAAAGAATATAATGCGGAAGGACCTCTCAGTTCGACTTTGATGGCGGTAGTAGGTTTAGATAATACCTTATCCCTAATTCTTTTTGCTCTGATCAGTCCAGTTGCTATGATGTTTATTGGCGCAGGAGAAGCTTTGTCGATTCAGCTGCTTTTGGTTCCAATGGTAGAAATTTCAGCAGCCATAATAATTGGATTATTGATTGGATATTTAACTCAGCATTATATCAGTATGGTAGATGATAAAACTAAAAAAGTTGTAGCAATTTTGACTTCGGTAGTCTTAAGTTCAGCTTTGAGCTTAGTTTTTGGATTATCATCCTTAATTGCTAATTTAGCACTCGGCTTTGCAATCAGGAACTTTGCTGAAAAGAATCTTGATATTTCAGAATATCTAGACACTTTAACAATACCATTATATGCAATGTTCTTTATTTTTGCTGGTGCAGAAATCAGGTTTTCGCAGATGGGATCTTCAGTTTTTTTAATTACAGCTTTTGTTTTTTTAGTATCAAGAATTATTGGTAAATATGGAGGTGCAATGTTAGCAGGCCAGTTTTTTGATGTATCTCCTGTAGTAAAGAAATATATTGGTCTTGGTTTGTTTCCTCAGGGTGGAGTTGCTATAGCTCTAGCTTTTTCAGTTCAAAAACAGTTTACAGTAGTTTCAGATGTTTCTTTAATGATATTCAATATGGTAATTTTAACAGCAGCTTTGACTGAGATTTTTGGTCCTTTATTTACAAAAGCAGCAGTTATAAAATCCGGAGAAGCCGAAAAGCGTTAA